In Elephas maximus indicus isolate mEleMax1 chromosome 7, mEleMax1 primary haplotype, whole genome shotgun sequence, the following proteins share a genomic window:
- the KCNK7 gene encoding potassium channel subfamily K member 7: MGALRPWARYGLLVVGHFLALVLGAAVLQALEGPPAHQLQAKLRAELATFQADYGVCLPPGALEGLLGTALAAQAHGVSSLGNGSGDGNWDLPSALLFTAGILTTTGYGNTAPLSSGGKVFCMVYATLGLPASLALVAMLRHYLLPVLSRPGAWAAAHWQLVPARAALLHAAGLSLLVGGIFLLLPALALWRLQGDVSLLGAIYFCFDSLSTIGFGDLLPGHGRGLHPAIHHLGHVALLGYMLFGLLAMLLVVETLAELPQVTAIVRFFESSGPSIAEDQGGIVEQDGLALSTLPPAAPSPEQAC; the protein is encoded by the exons ATGGGGGCTCTGAGGCCCTGGGCCCGATATGGGCTCCTGGTTGTGGGCCACTTCCTGGCCCTGGTGCTTGGGGCTGCTGTGCTCCAGGCCCTGGAGGGGCCTCCAGCACACCAGCTCCAAGCCAAGCTCAGAGCCGAGCTGGCCACCTTCCAGGCAGACTACGGGGTCTGCCTGCCACCTGGGGCACTGGAAGGGCTACTGGGGACCGCCCTGGCAGCCCAGGCCCACGGGGTCTCCAGCCTGGGCAACGGCTCCGGGGACGGAAACTGGGACCTGCCCTCAGCCCTGCTCTTCACTGCTGGCATCCTTACCACCACAG GTTACGGCAACACGGCCCCACTATCATCAGGTGGCAAGGTCTTCTGTATGGTCTATGCAACCCTGGGGCTGCCGGCCTCACTGGCACTTGTGGCCATGCTGCGCCACTACCTACTGCCTGTGCTCAGCCGCCCGGGGGCCTGGGCAGCAGCCCACTGGCAGTTGGTGCCAGCCCGGGCTGCGCTGCTGCACGCTGCTGGACTGAGCCTGCTGGTAGGTGGCATCTTTCTGCTGCTGCCAGCGCTGGCGCTGTGGCGGCTACAGGGCGACGTCAGCCTGCTGGGGGCGATCTACTTCTGCTTCGACTCGCTCAGCACCATCGGCTTTGGAGACCTGCTGCCCGGCCACGGCCGCGGCCTGCATCCAGCGATCCATCATCTTGGCCACGTTGCTCTTCTTG GTTATATGCTCTTCGGGCTCCTGGCCATGCTGCTGGTCGTGGAGACCTTGGCGGAGCTACCACAGGTCACTGCCATCGTGAGATTCTTCGAGTCCAGTGGCCCTTCGATCGCTGAGGATCAAGGTGGAATCGTAGAGCAGGATGGACTGGCTCTGAGCACCTTGCCGCCCGCAGCCCCCAGCCCAGAGCAAGCTTGCTAA